Within Acanthochromis polyacanthus isolate Apoly-LR-REF ecotype Palm Island chromosome 3, KAUST_Apoly_ChrSc, whole genome shotgun sequence, the genomic segment TCTCCCATAGTACccttaaaaaatacaaaaatatgcaatatgcatgctgtaataaaaaataataaagaacaataaaagtcaacatttacacacacatgttGCACTGTCCCATGTTTGACCAAAAGAAAAATTGAAAGAAGGACACGTGGGGTTACTCCTTTGAGTTTAAAAGCCCAATTACCCACAGATAATAGAGTGCTCCTCAGCCAGTTTGTCCGGCATGCAGTGTTTCTCTACCTCCTGCCAGAAGGCAGAATGTTGAGACCCTGGCCAGGGTGTGAGAGGTAAGACAGGATCTTCCTTGCCTTGCTGAGATCATGGGAATATACAATACATACAACACAAAGAGTTCATTAACAAAACataagaaagacaaaacaaagcaaattcattttcagtttaaagATAATATTTTAATCAATGAACAAGATATCacccaaaacacacaaccatatatatagatatttaaATACACTAATTGttcataaatacataaataagtaTGTTAAATGAGACAAGGGAAGAGTTGTACAGTTTTTACAAACTCCACAAGCAGAAAATAGTTGCTAACTGCAAAATACATATGTGACATAGAAACCAGGAAAGACATAAACAGTATGTTTGATACAAACAAGTTGATTGGATAAAATCTGCTGTCATTTTCAACAGATGATCAGGACAGTGGTTCcatgtattaaaataaaataagtgtaATGTCTTGACTTGATCATCTGATCAAAAAATACTCTTCGGTGCTTTTCATTTGACCATAAACGGCTCACTCACGAAGCTCATCTGCCACATTTCTTCAGCGTCTTCTGTtgctgaaaaaagaaacagaaaaggattattttgtgtgtcaaaaGTTGACTTGAACATCGTATGATacattattagtattattattactagATCCGTCACTAGAACCAGAGactacattttttgttcatttttttagtAACAGACTAATGTGTCTAAGTGCATTTGGGAGTGAATCTCACCTGGACATGATTTTCTGGATCACTTTCTTCACCCAGGGAGCCTCAGGGTCGAGGCAAACCTCTTGGCCTGTCTTTTTCAAGGTGGCACTGCAGCACAAAGCAATACAAAGAGATGTAAGTTTCAATGAAGGCCTCATGCCAGAGCCAAGAAGTGACAATGACATTATCTCAAAGTGACATCATTATCGCTATAGAGATGGGATAAAGGCTTTGGCTCTTACATGATCTCAGTCTCCTGGCAGTTGGAGTTGGCAGGAATCAGCTCCACCTTCTCAATGTGTCGGCCGATGGGTTTGCTCTCTGTCATGATGCAGCGACAGTGCAGCTCCACTCCCAGACTTCTCAGACTCATCCCTGTGAAGAGGCAGGAGTTGTACATGGTCATAAAGTGCAAGAATGTGAGCTAATAACTCTTAATGCATTGAGGAAAAGAGGACATCAGAAACTGAACAATTGCTGTTACATTCGAatattaaatgacacaaaaagcttACCTTCACTGATGGCCAGGAAGGACAGGAGCACCACAATGGAGAAAATGATGATTCTGCTGCTTGCCATTTTGATTTCTCAAATTTTGCAATAATTAAAGAATGAAAGAATGTTCTTCAGGATGCCGTCAGATAAAGCCTGAGCGCTATGCAAGAGTAGAGAAGGTATATTTTATTCTGTAGTACTTCTCTTTCAGTTCCCTTTCTTATCTACTTTTCCTCTTCTGTGTTCagctgctttctctctctcagctgtTTGCTGTTTGAATCTAGCGCTGAAGAGGCCCTCCTTTTAAAGCCGTCTCCCGGAAATGAGTCATTTCCCAGCTCTGAAGGATTGTGCAATCTGGGACTCAGCGGGAATTTACGCTCAGGTTTCTacctctctttctttccttaTCAGTGATTTATCAAGAGAGTTCCCAGGTCAGCATTTGTCACTCAGACAGAGTTGTGATTTGGAAAAACACTGTGACTAAAACTCTGTAATAAATTGACAGACACGACAGGAATGTTTGAGAAGCCTTTTATAATATTATATAAATGTCTGTCTTCCTGTTATAAACGTGTGCAGGATTGCTCATGCTGAGTTCAAGGATGCGACATTGATCAACTGATAACTGATTCACCGATGACATGTAATAAAATGAACAGTTAAATGCAATCTCAGAATGAGTGGCTGATGAATGTCACCCTCCGGTTGTGTCACTTAAAATTTCACCTTCAGGAAGAGCAGTCTATTGTGCCAAGAGCCATTAGTGAACTTGCTGTTGGCAGATCTCTAACGCACTCAGACATCTACTCAATTAGATGGCATCCAAACTCTACCCCAAATGCGCTGCCAGGTTTATTGCTTGTTCAATAATGGCAAATCAGTGTAGACCTCAGGAACAAGAGCTACACAACTGCTGGATTTTAGCAATGGGTACATGCAGCCTTCTCTTGTTCTTATCACAACAGTCTTAGGATTTTACTGATGATTACTGAATAACTTTTGCATACCGCACTTTCTACTGATATTTGTATTTCCATGCATCACTCCTGCAAAGTTCACTGTATATAACGGTTATAGACTAAGCaccttttattttcctttactgtacatacagtattctTCCTCATCAGTATTTTTATCctttcttttttataatttaaAGTTTTCTATTAATTTGCAGTCTTATAGTTATATAGTgcatgtaataaataaatattgaacTTTTGACATTTATGTACACTCATATGTGAGCATGTCAATGCCAGACAGTTACTACAGTCATCATAAGGTGCATACATTGCTAGCACATGCGTTTGACATTCCTGAAGCAAAGTCAGGCGACGTGCCAAAAAACTTTCATGGGACGAACATCTGATGTAACCGCAACAAGCTCCAACAGATCTTGTGGCGCCAACTACGTCACTGCAGACACTCTCACAAAGCAGAAGGAAGTGTTGAGAAACTTATGAACAAGAGGCCAACTGTTGCGGTTTTGACACATATTTTTCAATTGTTGACTCACATAAATCAACTGAACTGATTGAACACTTTTGAACAGACGCCAACATTCTGTCTGTTGGCAGCTTAACCATTTTTGGTACAGTTGAAGTTATTTCACTGTTGAACAAGAACTAAAATAAAAGTCAGGCAGACCGGAAGCTATGACCAGGTCTTAACTAAAACCATACTTGTCCTTGTATGGCCAACTCTCTGTAGAGCACGTGATGAACCACAATGGAAATTTTCTTATTTACCATCTCCCTGCTGCGGTTTAAATCAGTATAggttgtgagatcaataaaaaTAGAATGATAGGCAGCATGTGACAATCAtatgtttggaaacaaatgaccATTTCCATTTATTGGTCTTCTGAGTAAATTTTATTTGGTGCTGGGGGCAGATTTTTCATAACGGTGCTGGGGGCAGATTTTTCATAACAGATCGATCAGAGTGAAAAGAAAAGTGTTGTGCATTTATGCCAGTTTATGTTTTTAACAGAGTCTATTTCAAATCGTGAACTATTTTATTATTGTCAATGATATGCAGGATTTAATTTTATAAAAGCAGGGTGAatttcacacacacaatagAGCAAACAGGCTCTGTCACTTCAGAGGGACAGGAAGTTTCCAAAAAAACTTGACAGTATGATACATAAATGTTTGGTTATTACAAAACTTTCATTAtttcaaagaagaaaagcacttcCACTGGATGAATAAATCTGAGTAAGCAGATTAAGTGGAAGGCAGTTCCAGTCGCTCTCAGCCCACTACTTTGGTGTAGACCATCAAATCATAGATTTATTGTCACCTCATTTCATAGGTCCCAGGAGGACAAATTCACAAGAATTTGTAGCAGATCCAATTTTTCCCATAAGCATGTGAAGTTTCTTTACATCCACTAGATGGATTGCACACAGAGTTGATCAATTCCCATAGGATTACGCTTAATTACTTTGATGATCCCATAATCTTTCAACCTGCCCCGACAGCTTCCCAATAACGATTGCATGAATTCACGAGAAATGCGGCACGTACATCAAGTCCTGCaccaaataaatgttattttgtggAATATGTTGGTTTATGACCAAATACATATAAAACTGATGACATTCTCGCCATGTGTGCAAGCATGCAACAAATATTCTCATCTGACACACTCCTCCAGCATGACTGGAACTAGAAAAACACCCATCAAGTGCAAAAAGCACAGTAGGTTTCCATTACATAGCATATGTATGGAACACTGGTGGCCAATACTTTAGACCAAAGTACAAAACTGAATGTTATTGCATCAAATTATTCCATACAATCTTGACATATTTATTGTGAATTACCCAatcaaattcacatttattaacGTCACACTTGAAATTCTGTTACACATAactaaagacaaagaaaaagttttCTAAATTCAAGGTGGTATAAACttatgacctttttttgtgtttcaataTGTAAAGAAATTTAGTGATAAATTGAGCTCaaaccacatttttatttaacaactaCCAATAATATAGTCTATGTCAATAATTTGTAGGGTATCCCTTCTGCTTGATGACTTCTTGCAGCCTGTGAGGCATAGACTCTACCAGTTTTCTGCAGATGTCTCCAGTAATTTTTGAGCAGGTTGACTGACAGTCTTCCCACagcttctcttcatttttttatatgAGTGGACTTGTCCCGATAGTGATAAAGGATttcccacaggttttcaatgggGTTCAAGTCTGGAGACTGCGGTGGCCACTccaaaactttaaacttcatctTGCTCAGCCACTACTTGGTCTTCTTTGCTGAATGCTTCAGGtcattatcatgctggaaaatgCCTCGCTGATGTCCCAATAGCTGCTTCATACTTGGTAACATCGACTTCTGCAAGATGTGAATGTTCTGCTCTGTCTCCATGATGCCTTAACTCGATGTATACGACCAACCCCACCTGTTGACATGCACCCGTACACCATGATGTTGCCCACCTCTACAAGTACAACATGAGAGCATCAGATGGCACAGTGTACGTTAGGAGAAAGGCAGGAGAGGCTGTCAATCCAAGAAACTTGCATGGTGCAGTGAAACAGAGGTGGCAATATCATGGTGTGGGGGTGCATGTCAACAGGTGGGATACCCTACAAATTATTGACATAGACTACATTATTGGtagttgttaaataaaaatgtggtttGAGCTCAATTTAGGACTAAATTTCTTTACAtattgaaacacaaaaaaacagtcatAAGTTTAGACCACCTggaatttagaaaacattttctttgtctttagtTATGTGTAACAAAATTTAAATTGTGATGTTGACAAATGTAAATTTGATTGGGTAATTCACAATAAATATGTCAAGATTGTATGGAATAGTTTGATGCAATAACATTCAGTTTTGTACTTTGGTCTAAAGCAGAACATTCACATCTTGCAGAAGTCGATGTTACCAAGTATGAAGCAGCTATTGGGACATCAGCGAGGCATTTTCCAGCATGATAGTGACCTGAAGCATTCAGCAAAGAAGACCAAGTAGTGGCTGAGCAagatgaagtttaaagttttggAGTGGCCACCGCAGTCTCCAGACTTGAACcccattgaaaacctgtgggaaATCCTTTATCACTATCGGGACAAGTCCACTCAtataaaaaatgaagagaagctGTGGGAAGACTGTAGATGGAAGTTTCGTCTGAGATGGCATTCTGCCTGATAACATTCACTATATGCTCCtgcacacaaaacaccacacacTGATACCAATTACAAACAGCCGAGATAATGAGGATGAAAACAGGAGCTGGGAAAACCAGGAATGAATCATGAGCGTGTCACGAGCTAGTCCTCCTAATGGTTTGTGTTTATTAGCCTTTGTGTAAAGCTGACAGTTATGCCTGAGCATTAGTGTGTCACTTTAGCATAAGCATGTGCGATTTACTTTGCGCACAGTTTCAAACAAGGGTTTAACTGCTGACTGACATGATGATGAATGATATACAACACAAGGAAGCAACAGCCTTCCGAAACGAGACTAATGCAGTCGGCCTCTGAGGGATTTGGATAATGTCAGGGAGTTTTCCGATTTACAAATAGGTGGTTGAAGACTGAACCCCACCACCTACTCACACAACACTTTGAGCTGGGGTATCTGTCTGAGGGTGGGTGACCCTCCAAGTTTATAATCTACCCATTTGTAACAGCATTCCTCTGGTGAAGTGTCAAGCCAGGACATGCTCGTTGGTTTGTCATAACCTACCCGTAAAAGATAACTGTAGATAATATTCATAAActttcaaatttttatttttttgttcagcaatagtttttctccagttttattctttaaacaaaaaaatacatttacactgaCATTAATCTCATTGCCTGTGTTACacacaaaaagattttttcCACATCACTGCGGTTTTTATGCTGCTTTAAGAGTTGTTAGGTGATGTTGCAAGGCTTAACGACTTCATGACCAAAACAAAGATGTTGAAATATAACAGAATGGAGTAGGGAGGATAAATAGTGGTAGCAGGTTTGGCACGGAAATCCAAGCTCCAGATAATTCACTGCTGATTGAGATCGACTGCAACAATGTGGACTGAATTTTCATGGGAAAGTGATTTTCTGACAAGaatttaatccatccatcctctatacaccgctttatcctcactaggggatgctggagcctatcccagctgactcgggcgaaggcaggggacaccctggacaggtcaccagtctgtcacagggctacatatacagacaaacaatcactctcacattcacacctacgagcaatttagagtaatcagctcacctcagcatatttttggactgtgggagaaaacccacgcatgcacagggagaacatgcaaactccatgcagaaagatcccaggccaggatttgaaccagtctacttgctgcaaggcaaaagtgctaaccactgtgcagcccaagaaTTTAATCCCCCCAAGTAATTTGTAGATGTTCCAGTTGTTCCTGCTAATTTACCTCTGTGGCAGCTATGGAAGGATCTCTAAAATagataagaaaacaaaatcactgATGTCCCAATGAGCAAATACGAAGTATGCACCTCATCTAGTTTCTTATACATATTTTTAGTCAACAAAGTTCttggaaatgtaaaaaaaaatgaccattaaatgtgaatttgtGATCATTATCGGAAGTgttgatatttcttttttttttttttttttacatctcagTTCCTTGGAATAAGGAGGAGGGAGTACTACTGGGAgagaaatgatcaaaacagcagACTTGCATCACATCTTGCAGCTGCAGAGGGAAGGGCTAAGCTTCGTATAAATGTTTGCAGGCTACTAACTGACAGTTTAGATTGTATCCCTGAGATCTCTGAATTCAGATTTACAGCGGATATGTCTACCATCACTACTGTGGCACTATTGGTTTTGCTGATCATCCATGAAGGTGAGTTTAATCctgtcaaaaatattaaataaatatagataATGGCTGAAATATTCTTTGACATTTGTAATTGATGTCTGTGGCCAGCAACAGTGCTGAGGTTTGTGTCACGTGACTTGTTTCTGTCTAGATATTGAAATCTCACCTCTGCAATTTCAGGTATCAGTGTGGGGGGTCCAGCAGGACCTCTGCGATGTGAGTGCCCACCTAcgaaggaaaaaaggaagatTGGTCGTTTAATCGCAGAGGTTGAAGTGAGGCCTGCAAGCTCACACTGCACTGAAATAGAGATCATGTAAGCATGAAGGATCAAAGTTGGCTTTCTAATTTGTACACATAAAACACCTAAAGCATGCCTAAGCTGTGTTTTAATTCGTCTGAGGTAATATAAAGTTGTCCACTGTGTCTGATGTCTTGGATCTGATCCTGCAGTGCCACTCTTAAAAAGGATGGACAAAAGATTTGTCTGGACCCTGATGCTCCATGGGTCAAAAAAGTGCTTGCCAATAGACCAGCTGTGTAAGTCTATTTACTATGTTCTACCTGTATATtgactgtgtttttgtgaatttGTTAACAGATTAACCTGAGAATAAAgtcttttaattttaatttcctGATCAAACTAATTGATAGCAACATGATTGCACACTCTGATTTCTACACGTGGGCATTTTGTCACATTCACTTCAACTGAAAGGCAATCCTGGCAACTTTATGGCAGCAACAGAAGTTTTATTGCCTTTCCACTCTTAGTCACAGCTCGGAGAAAAAGGAGGATGTTTGCTGAAGAAAAGTGAAGTTCTCCTTAACGTTCAGCATTCTAGGAAGCTGGTTAGTCATCAGTTTGCTACAGGCGAGTCCGTAACTTAtagtttaaaacattttatttcaagtCATGGTATTAAATTTCAAAGCTGTCATGCTATTTTATTTGAATCCAGAAATTCATACTTTGAATTCTTTTTCTCGTGATCACACAGTGGGCGGATATCATGTCACTAATTTTCTATTCAGCGTGTCTAAGTGAAGTGTGATAGCCTTCACcatgaaatgaataaataatgataataaataaacaaaattctcttCTCTGTAGGCAGACAACTTGAAGAACAAACCTTCCCAGATTTGGTTCAAATGGAAAGAAGCACAGATTTTCAGCATCCCCAATGATGAAATGGGAGGATGGGTTGCACTGATGGAGCACAAAGCTTGGCTGTTATATTTCAAAGGTGGCATTTAGATCATCTGTTCCCAAATTGTCTGTTTCCTGAGCAAGAAAGGAAGGCATGGTGACACAAACTTATATTCTGAGCAATATGTTAACCATCATATGTCTACTTACTTAACAGGATGATATTTCTGTAAGAAATGCAAATTATTCTATTTCAAATGTGAAGCATAGTAAATGTAAACGTatgtatactgtatgttttaTGCAAAACATTAAGACAATGATTGTGAATAAACTGATTTTACAAACCACAAACGTGCTCATAGTCACTTACTTGAGGTTATTTATACTTCACTTTTTTTCACTGGACACAAGTGAGGAAGGATGATACAGCAGCAAGTCACGAAAAAGGTTTATCCATTATTTCACCAGAACAGTTAGGtcattctttgtggttttgtggggaaaaaagaaataagatCACTTTCCAGatattccaaaaaaatatcAGCCCCCACGGACGGTATTTTAATCTGTCAGTGGATGTtatattttctgtctgtatATCCAAAAACACAAGACTCTAAAGTATGAATTTGGTGACATTAGCCACAGTAATGAAAATTTGGATTGAAACAGCAACATGGAATCACAGTATGCTTCATTTCATACAGTCTCTAAGACAGGACATATTCAGGTTCGACACCTCAATATTCTCCCCCAGAGGTCAGACAAGATCTCTGTATTTTGACATTTGAAATTCCACACAGAATAATTCACTAAATTCTGTTTTAAAACAACGCATTCAGGAAGAACAAGTTTCTCTGGGAAAAACACTGTGTCTCAATAAATGTTACTCTGTCTcttcatattttgtattttcttcatGTTAGGGACATGAACTTTGTGtgattttccatctttctgTTAAATACTTGCATTGTCTTAgattttgctgtgttttaaaaacacaaatgaaccaattaacacaaataaaatagcagatgaagcagagttttctttgtttgtgtcatttggaaCCTTTGCTCCTGCCAAGTCAGTGGATGGACATCGCCACCTCTTGGACAAACATATGCACCATCAGGACTGTGTCAGTTTATGTGACTGCAAAATACAAcgtgggccataagtttccatacataggaatatgtagaaatgtgtatttttttcatgtttcagatACCCTAGAAGATGCATTTGACGCTGTCTTTCGGGGCACTTGTGGGCCATGGTGTATCAGTTGAAGATAcgagacataaatcatctcaaGGAAGGTATCACCAATGCCATTACAAGCATAACTTCAGCTGTGCTAATGCAAGTTCATCAACAGTGGAAAATATGTATCAATATGTGCTTTTGAAACAATGGTGATCATATAGAGCagattatataaataaaaacgatTGTCCAAcataaagtgtttatttttcctacgtatggaaacttatggcccaccctgtacACTTCTTAAATAGCAGCTGACACTACTgacattatattattttagtGCAACATTATTCCAAAATTCAAATGTTTCTCTTCGTATAATTTTCAAGCAAAACATTTGGCTGTTGTGCAACTATAGCCCATGAAGTGATTAGGACAAAAGCCAATAACAACACGACATTGCTGTTCCTGAGCCAACTGCAGAGTGGTACATATGGGAAAGACTGCTCAGGACATGTACAGGtcatctgtttttgttgaattctgcatttttaagaaaaacaagaagaggCTAAAAAATGGTTTTGAAATGAAAAGGAGTGAAACCTTCCAAGAAAATAATCTCAAGGATCAGTTCTCTGTTTTATGTCTGCTTTTCACCCTCATCCAGCAGCAGTTCTCCAGTCATTTCTGGTTCAGCCACTCCCACCTGTCCTTCAGTAACCCTGCTGTTCCCGCAGTTCTTTATCACCTGACTTCTACACGCCCACCTGCACACCTGTGGTCCATTACGTCACCAGCTTAGAAGCATTTAACCAGTCCACTTCCTTTCACTACCTGCCAGACTATATAGTGTTTCAGCCTCCTGCTCTGTCTGCAGGAGTTTGTCTGTCATGAACCCCAGGCTTTTCTGCATTACTAAGGCTGTGACTGACTCTTGCTTGCATTCACTCTCCAAGCAAACGGTTCTGTCtttgagttgtgtgtgtgtgtgtaaaaatgtttaGTGAGCGAATATACCATAGCTGTGAAAACAagatcaaaaagtaaaatgcaGTTCTTCAAATACTTACGCATCTTTGATTTACTTTACTGAAGTATTTTCAAGTATATATTTTTACTCCATTACAATATTTCACAGCTGTagtcatttttcagattttacattggaaaaaaaaaaccacaagttCAAAATACATTGCAGCAACAATAATCTAAGTCTGTGAAGTGCTTCATATATCTAAGGTGGTAATGGTTTAAAAACTtctcacatggtttcatttaCATGGTGGTTTTAAGACTAAAGGAGttaaaataatccaaataatcCAATTCTTTACataaaagcctgcaatgtaTAGTGTGTACTGTAAGTTCTTCAAATGGCTGAAATGGAGAAGTCAGCTAATATGACTGACATGAATGCGGCATTACAGTGCTTCATTTATATCGCATCACATTTCTTAGATTTGCAACTGAACAGTTTAGAACATGTTCAAAAGCATCAGCGTGTGATTGTTAAAAGGCAGTTTTTTACTCCCGAACTCTCACAGCTTTATAGTTTTGATTGAGCATaagtaaaaacaatttaaaaaatttaaaattctgctGGAGTTTTTCCACTCAGGTTCACTTCTTCAATTTCAAAATTCTCACAAGTGTCTCTTCTATATCATGGGTTCATTTCACG encodes:
- the cxcl8a gene encoding interleukin-8; translation: MASSRIIIFSIVVLLSFLAISEGMSLRSLGVELHCRCIMTESKPIGRHIEKVELIPANSNCQETEIIATLKKTGQEVCLDPEAPWVKKVIQKIMSSNRRR